Proteins encoded by one window of Fusarium graminearum PH-1 chromosome 1, whole genome shotgun sequence:
- a CDS encoding 60S ribosomal protein L12 translates to MPPKFDPNEVKVIHLRATGGEVGASSALAPKIGPLGLSPKKVGEDIAKATGDWKGLRVTVKLTIQNRQAAVSVVPTASSLIIKALKEPPRDRKKEKNIKHNKSVALDEIIEIARTMRYKSFAKDLSGTVKEILGTAYSVGCQVDGKPPQSVIEAIDSGDIDIPEE, encoded by the exons ATGC CTCCCAAGTTCGACCCCAATGAGGTTAAGGTGAT CCACCTCCGCGCCACTGGTGGTGAGGTCGGTGCCTCCTCTGCTCTTGCTCCCAAGATTGGTCCTCTGGGTCTCTCTCCCAAGAAGGTCGGAGAAGACATTGCCAAGGCTACTGGCGACTGG AAAGGCCTGCGCGTAACTGTCAAGCTTACCATCCAGAACCGTCAGGCTGCCGTCTCTGTTGTTCccactgcttcttctctcatcatcaaggccctcAAGGAGCCCCCACGCGACcgcaagaaggagaagaacatcaagcaCAACAAGTCTGTCGCCCTCGACGAGATCATTGAGATCGCCCGCACCATGCGATACAAGTCTTTCGCCAAGGACCTCTCTGGTACCGTCAAGGAGATTCTCGGAACCGCCTACAGTGTTGGCTGCCAGGTTGATGGCAAGCCTCCCCAGTCTGTCATTGAGGCCATTGACAGCGGCGACATCGACATCCCCGAGGAGTAA
- a CDS encoding transporter SEC23 — translation MDYEAIKEQWSEVEDRDGVRLSWNVFPSSRMEASRLVVPIGALYTPLKEKPDTPLLHFEPVTCKQPCRSVLNPFCQVDVRARVWICPFCLSRNQLPPHYKDITANAIPPELHPANTTIEYRLSRPAPAPPIFLYVVDMCQEADSLASLKESLVMSLSLLPENALVGLITYGTMAHVHEIGYEECAKSYVFRGSKEYAAKQVQEMLGLSTSGVRPGMQPQPGRPFPAGPASRFLLPVQQAEFQLTKALESLQKDPWPVANDRRNLRCTGVALSVAVGLLESSFQNAGGRIMLFAGGPATEGPGMVVGPELREPIRSHHDIDRDNVKYYKKALKFYENLAKRTAHNGHIIDIFAGCLDQVGLLEMKGLCNSTGGHMILTDSFTSSMFKQSFVRIFEKDGDDNLLMGFNAVLEVLTTKELKVTGLIGHAVSLNKKSISVGESECGIGNTCSWKMCGIDPKSSYGIYFEIAGQGPATHQQAPQKGMMQFLTYYQHSSGQFHLRVTTVARNLSSPAGDPAIAQSFDQEAAAVLMSRIAVFKAEVDDGPDVLRWVDRMLIRLCSRFADYRKDDPSSFRLEKNFTLYPQFMFHLRRSQFLQVFNNSPDETAFYRHVLNHEDVSNSLVMIQPTLDSYTFDQDGGQPVLLDSASIQPTHILLLDTFFHILIFHGETIAEWRKAGYQEQEGYENFAGLLEQPKEDARDLITDRFPLPRFIVCDAGGSQARFLLSKLNPSTTHTTGPYGGVGATTAQTIFTDDVSLQTFMDHLMKLAVSGAN, via the exons atggactACGAAGCGATAAAGGAGCAATGgagtgaggttgaggatCGCGATGGTGTCCGTTTGAGTTGGAATGTCTTTCCCAGCTCCCGCATG GAAGCTTCAAGACTCGTTGTGCCCATTGGAGCACTCTACACACccttgaaggagaagcccGATACTCCTTTGCTACACTTCGAGCCCGTCACTTGTAAACAACCTTGTCGTTCAGTGTTGAACCCATTTTG ccaagtcgatGTTCGCGCAAGAGTCTGGATTTGCCCCTTCTGTCTGTCCAGGAACCAACTGCCTCCTCACTACAAAGACATCACCGCCAACGCTATCCCCCCCGAACTTCACCCAGCCAACACCACGATAGAATACCGCCTGTCGCGACCGGCTCCCGCGCCACCAATCTTCCTAtatgttgttgatatgtgTCAGGAGGCAGACAGCCTTGCCTCCTTGAAGGAGTCGCTCGTCATGAGTCTGAGCCTGCTCCCAGAGAATGCTCTTGTCGGTCTCATCACATATGGCACAATG GCACACGTCCACGAGATCGGATACGAGGAATGCGCCAAGTCCTACGTCTTCCGAGGTAGCAAGGAGTACGCTGCTAAGCAGGTCCAGGAGATGCTTGGCTTGTCGACCTCTGGTGTGCGACCCGGCATGCAACCCCAGCCTGGTCGGCCATTCCCCGCAGGCCCAGCATCtcgcttcctcctccctGTCCAGCAGGCCGAATTCCAGTTGACCAAGGCCCTCGAGTCTCTTCAGAAGGACCCCTGGCCCGTTGCCAACGACAGACGTAACCTTCGCTGCACTGGAGTTGCGCTcagtgttgctgttggccttcttgaaTCATCTTTCCAGAATGCCGGTGGTCGCATCATGTTGTTTGCTGGTGGCCCTGCTACAGAAGGACCTGGAATGGTTGTTGGACCTGAGCTGAGGGAGCCTATTCGATCTCACCATGACATTGACCGAGATAACGTCAAGTACTACAAGAAGGCCCTGAAG TTTTACGAGAACCTTGCTAAGCGCACTGCTCACAATGGTCACATCATCGACATCTTCGCCGGTTGTCTAGACCAAGTTGGTTTACTCGAGATGAAGGGGCTATGCAACTCGACTGGTGGCCACATGATTCTCACCGACAGCTTCACATCCTCCATGTTCAAGCAGTCGTTTGTGAGAATCTTTGAAAAGGATGGAGACGATAACCTCCTCATGGGTTTCAACGCCGTGCTGGAGGTTCTAACCACAAAGGAGCTCAAGGTTACAGGTCTCATTGGCCATGCAGTCTCCCTTAACAAAAAGTCCATTTCTGTTGGCGAATCCGAATGCGGTATCGGCAACACATGCTCCTGGAAAATGTGCGGTATTGATCCCAAGTCCAGCTACGGAATCTACTTCGAAATTGCCGGTCAGGGACCAGCCACGCATCAGCAAGCACCGCAGAAGGGTATGATGCAGTTCCTGACATACTACCAGCACTCTTCTGGCCAGTTCCATCTTCGTGTTACGACGGTTGCTAGAAACCTCAGCAGCCCTGCTGGAGACCCAGCAATTGCGCAATCATTCGACCAAGAGGCTGCAGCTGTCCTTATGTCGCGCATCGCTGTTTTCAAGGCCGAGGTCGATGATGGGCCTGATGTCTTGCGATGGGTCGACAGGATGTTAATTCGGCTGTGCTCTCGCTTCGCGGATTACCGAAAGGACGACCCTTCATCCTTCCGGTTGGAAAAGAACTTCACTCTATACCCGCAGTTCATGTTCCACCTCCGACGAAGTCAGTTCCTCCAGGTGTTCAACAATTCTCCTGACGAGACAGCATTTTACCGACATGTGCTCAACCATGAGGATGTTAGCAACTCACTTGTTATGATTCAGCCCACTCTGGACTCCTACACCTTTGACCAGGACGGCGGCCAGCCTGTTTTGCTCGACTCTGCTTCCATCCAGCCCACacatattcttcttctcgatacTTTCTTCCACATCTTGATTTTCCACGGCGAGACAATTGCCGAATGGAGGAAGGCTGGATACCAAGAGCAGGAAGGATATGAGAACTTTGCTGGTTTGCTCGAGCAGCCAAAGGAAGACGCTCGC GATCTCATCACTGATCGATTCCCTCTCCCTCGATTCATCGTTTGTGATGCAGGTGGCTCTCAAGCTCGATTCCTTCTGTCCAAGCTTAACCCATCCACCACGCATACGACTGGCCCGTACGGTGGTGTAGGAGCCACGACTGCTCAGACAATTTTCACAGACGACGTGTCCCTCCAGACCTTTATGGACCATTTGATGAA GCTTGCCGTGAGTGGTGCCAATTAA